The Lycium ferocissimum isolate CSIRO_LF1 chromosome 1, AGI_CSIRO_Lferr_CH_V1, whole genome shotgun sequence genome includes a region encoding these proteins:
- the LOC132047438 gene encoding LOW QUALITY PROTEIN: probable membrane-associated kinase regulator 1 (The sequence of the model RefSeq protein was modified relative to this genomic sequence to represent the inferred CDS: inserted 2 bases in 2 codons), which produces MGRRTHTNPKSYTLPSSPTRSLSSSSSSDFEFTIALSPRSRKSNTNICPADELFYKGQLLPLHQSPRLSMVRTLLLASSSTSSSSDTTTTASRDSTGSSGSSNDSQYSYSSGDLVLLPEGCDSSRPSSVAEEDEFKRLNNSINNIIPCGTTGASSIKKGTNKYLNFXLSRFSSVFRKESNKNNRNINDSDGISGTLPAQTSSVRRMSTSAREVMRKYLKKVKPLYEKLSQKPSEKIMVSSSTVTLCKSRENIGIKESTQNTTISHSFXGNLRYPRRRSYVSSCPSSMRSSPSHSGILSRSGFNTPTNKTTTGGIGSSDASTMEELQNAIQGAIAHCKNSMLQSHSAT; this is translated from the exons ATGGGAAGAAGAACACACACAAACCCTAAATCTTACACTCTCCCTTCTTCCCCTACCcgctctctttcttcttcttcctcttccgatTTCGAATTCACCATTGCCCTTTCTCCACGTAGTCGGAAATCTAATACTAACATATGCCCGGCTGACGAACTTTTCTACAAAGGCCAGCTCCTTCCACTCCACCAATCCCCACGTTTGTCTATGGTTCGCACTCTCCTTCTGGCCTCTTCCTCGACCTCTTCCAGCTCTGATACCACGACCACTGCTTCTCGTGATTCCACAGGAAGCAGTGGTAGCTCCAATGACTCACAGTATTCGTACTCGAGTGGTGACCTCGTCCTCCTCCCCGAAGGATGTGACTCTTCTCGACCTAGTTCTGTTGCGGAGGAGGACGAGTTCAAGCGTCTTAACAACTCGATAAATAACATTATCCCTTGTGGCACTACAGGGGCTTCCTCTATCAAGAAGGGTACTAATAAGTACTTGAACT CGCTCTCGAGATTCTCTTCCGTGTTTCGCAAGGAATCTAATAAGAACAACCGGAATATTAATGATTCTGATGGGATCTCAGGAACTCTGCCTGCTCAGACTTCCTCAGTGAGGCGAATGAGTACGTCCGCTCGAGAAGTCATGCGTAAGTACTTGAAAAAGGTCAAGCCTTTGTACGAGAAATTATCCCAAAAGCCTTCAGAGAAAATTATGGTATCGTCAAGTACTGTGACCTTATGCAAAAGTAGAGAGAATATTGGTATCAAAGAAAGCACTCAAAATACAACAATTTCACATTCTT TCGGGAATTTGAGGTATCCTAGGAGGAGAAGCTACGTGTCAAGCTGTCCATCGTCGATGAGATCATCACCAAGTCATTCTGGTATCCTTAGTAGAAGTGGGTTCAACACGCCAACCAATAAGACGACGACAGGTGGAATTGGTTCATCAGATGCATCAACGATGGAGGAGCTACAAAATGCAATTCAAGGTGCTATTGCACATTGCAAAAATTCCATGCTTCAGAGCCACAGCGCTACTtaa